In a single window of the Nocardioides massiliensis genome:
- the thiE gene encoding thiamine phosphate synthase produces MRRPPLDLSVYLVADLGVLDRLGRDAVDVVTAAVDAAETDSAVSVVQLRAKERGARDQVTLACALAAALPAGVPLIVNDRVDVALAARARGAGVAGVHLGQNDLDPTDARLLLGPDAVLGLSTSTAAQVRAACAAGVVDYLGLGAFRSTSTKPDAPAPLGLQGLSELVAHSTLPTVAIGGLDAPDASAVRGAGADGIAVVSAVCAAASPAAAAGRLRAAWGGEESR; encoded by the coding sequence GTGAGGCGGCCACCACTCGACCTCTCGGTCTATCTCGTGGCCGACCTCGGCGTGCTCGATCGGCTCGGGCGCGACGCCGTGGATGTCGTCACCGCAGCGGTGGACGCCGCCGAGACCGACAGCGCGGTGAGTGTCGTGCAGCTGCGAGCCAAGGAACGTGGCGCGCGCGACCAGGTCACGCTGGCGTGTGCGCTTGCAGCCGCCCTCCCCGCAGGCGTGCCGTTGATCGTCAACGACCGCGTCGATGTCGCGCTCGCGGCACGAGCCCGCGGCGCAGGCGTCGCCGGCGTTCACCTCGGCCAGAACGACCTCGACCCGACCGACGCCCGACTCCTCCTGGGCCCGGACGCCGTGCTGGGACTGAGCACCTCGACCGCTGCGCAGGTCCGTGCCGCCTGCGCCGCAGGGGTCGTCGACTACCTGGGACTCGGCGCCTTCCGCTCCACGTCGACCAAACCGGACGCACCGGCGCCGCTGGGCCTCCAAGGCCTCAGCGAGCTGGTCGCCCACAGCACGCTGCCGACCGTCGCGATCGGCGGCCTCGACGCCCCGGACGCGTCGGCAGTGCGGGGGGCTGGCGCCGACGGGATCGCCGTGGTGTCGGCGGTGTGCGCCGCGGCGTCGCCGGCCGCCGCGGCAGGTCGGCTCCGCGCCGCCTGGGGCGGGGAGGAGAGCCGATGA
- a CDS encoding endonuclease/exonuclease/phosphatase family protein produces MRPSRPFSLSLPGRERGGSVRATSVTRLALVTVVAVLVATTGAQPVAAGQEDRQEALRPAALEHDRPLGTPRPRELHVMSLNVLYESTFFNFKPSWSARRPALRGVLKRARPHLIGTQEATERQVDHISSDLGKHYRQVVRTPAGTSWALAIFYDKRRLRPLESGLIALPSRRMLFGACCRRAALWTRFVDKKTGHRFVHVNTHLEAFSADARAESARILRQRVERIARRKPIVLTGDFNEPARAGRPVYVHLVRSRWVRDSWRAARVRTNRVGTYHNYRGLKQNGSRIDWILTSPQIRVRRAAINISSRDGLFPSDHFPVQALIRLPRR; encoded by the coding sequence GGCGCGAACGCGGGGGCTCCGTACGCGCCACCTCGGTCACGAGGCTCGCACTCGTCACCGTCGTGGCCGTGCTCGTGGCGACAACCGGTGCACAGCCGGTCGCTGCCGGTCAGGAGGATCGGCAGGAGGCACTCCGACCGGCGGCCCTGGAGCATGACCGGCCCCTGGGCACTCCGCGCCCGCGCGAGCTTCACGTCATGTCGCTCAACGTCCTCTACGAGTCGACGTTCTTCAACTTCAAGCCTTCCTGGTCGGCCCGCAGACCCGCGCTACGCGGCGTGCTCAAGCGCGCGCGGCCGCACCTGATCGGAACCCAGGAAGCCACCGAGCGGCAGGTCGACCACATCAGCAGCGACCTCGGCAAGCACTACCGACAGGTGGTCCGCACGCCCGCCGGCACCTCGTGGGCACTCGCGATCTTCTACGACAAGCGACGTCTCCGCCCCCTCGAGTCGGGCCTCATTGCGCTGCCGTCGCGACGCATGCTGTTTGGCGCCTGCTGCCGTCGAGCGGCTCTGTGGACCCGCTTCGTCGACAAGAAGACCGGTCACCGCTTCGTGCATGTCAACACTCATCTCGAAGCCTTCTCTGCGGACGCTCGCGCCGAATCGGCTCGGATCCTGCGCCAACGGGTCGAACGCATCGCCCGTCGAAAGCCGATCGTGCTCACCGGCGACTTCAACGAGCCGGCACGCGCAGGGAGGCCCGTCTACGTCCACCTCGTGCGTTCTCGATGGGTACGCGACAGCTGGCGGGCTGCTCGGGTCCGCACCAACCGAGTCGGCACATACCACAACTACCGCGGCCTCAAGCAGAACGGCAGCCGGATCGACTGGATCCTGACGTCGCCACAGATCCGGGTACGCCGAGCCGCGATCAACATCAGTAGCCGGGACGGGTTGTTCCCCAGCGACCACTTCCCCGTGCAGGCGTTGATCCGCCTTCCCCGCCGCTGA
- a CDS encoding bifunctional MaoC family dehydratase N-terminal/OB-fold nucleic acid binding domain-containing protein, whose amino-acid sequence MSAAETAYDERLQAFVGVELNPRKLGQDPVNVPMIRHWVEAMEDHNPAYLDDDAARATGRDGVVAPASMMQAWSMRGYAATWRPDPHANAGGAFADLLALLDEGGYTSVVATDSDFTFEREVRPGEHVSFDEVVEDISPEKSTGLGVGRFVTTLKTYRVGDEVVATQRWRTLRFQPLVSTSSTDGGSSTDEGADAEPKALRPRPAINLDNQFWFEAAKEHRLVVQRCASCGTLRHPPGPACPECNSFEWDTVEASGRGTVYSYVVAHHPKHPAFDYPLLIAVVELEEGTRLITNLTGVTPEEVEIGMPVEVDWCDADPELTLPLFRPTDGPTTTQEA is encoded by the coding sequence GTGAGCGCCGCCGAGACTGCGTACGACGAGCGGCTGCAGGCCTTCGTCGGCGTGGAGCTCAACCCGCGCAAGCTCGGCCAGGACCCGGTCAACGTCCCGATGATCCGGCACTGGGTCGAGGCGATGGAGGACCACAACCCGGCGTACCTCGACGACGACGCCGCCCGGGCGACCGGTCGTGACGGCGTCGTGGCGCCGGCGTCGATGATGCAGGCCTGGTCGATGCGGGGGTACGCCGCCACCTGGCGTCCGGACCCCCACGCCAACGCCGGCGGGGCCTTCGCGGACCTGCTCGCGCTGCTCGACGAGGGCGGCTACACCTCGGTCGTCGCCACCGACTCCGACTTCACCTTCGAGCGCGAGGTGCGTCCCGGTGAGCACGTGAGCTTCGACGAGGTCGTCGAGGACATCTCGCCGGAGAAGTCCACAGGCCTGGGGGTGGGGCGCTTCGTCACCACGTTGAAGACCTACCGGGTCGGCGACGAGGTCGTGGCGACCCAGCGGTGGCGGACCCTGCGGTTCCAGCCGTTGGTCTCGACAAGCTCGACCGACGGGGGTAGCTCGACCGACGAGGGGGCTGACGCAGAGCCCAAGGCCCTACGCCCGCGGCCCGCGATCAACCTCGACAACCAGTTCTGGTTCGAGGCGGCGAAGGAGCACCGGCTCGTCGTGCAGCGGTGTGCGTCGTGTGGCACGCTGCGCCACCCGCCCGGCCCGGCCTGCCCCGAGTGCAACTCCTTCGAGTGGGACACCGTCGAGGCCTCTGGTCGCGGCACCGTCTACAGCTACGTCGTAGCCCACCACCCGAAGCACCCGGCGTTCGACTACCCACTGCTGATCGCGGTGGTCGAGCTGGAGGAGGGCACGCGCCTGATCACCAACCTCACCGGCGTCACGCCCGAGGAGGTCGAGATCGGGATGCCGGTCGAGGTCGACTGGTGTGATGCCGACCCCGAGCTCACCCTGCCGCTGTTCCGCCCGACCGACGGCCCGACCACCACCCAGGAGGCGTGA
- a CDS encoding patatin-like phospholipase family protein, protein MTRGLVLGGGGITGIAWMTGLVAGLAEAGVDVRTAEMVVGTSAGSVVGAQLRSGTPVEELYAYQASPYVAKPGEQVASISPSVLARYAVAFLRGRGDSRRMCRALGAYAVAQTRAGRTPTLEERYAAIRERLPSLEWPAEPLVATAVDVATGELRGLDAASGVSLLEAVAASCAVPGVYPPVPLEGRDHVDGGARSYVNADLARDCERVLVLAPVDRAIGPMRRASEQLAGVRHEVVRPDARSRAAIGRNVLDPARRSISAEAGRAQAADVAERVRALWSD, encoded by the coding sequence ATGACTCGCGGACTCGTGCTCGGTGGTGGCGGCATCACCGGCATCGCCTGGATGACCGGACTGGTGGCGGGGCTCGCGGAGGCGGGTGTCGACGTGCGCACGGCCGAGATGGTCGTCGGCACGTCGGCCGGCTCGGTCGTGGGTGCGCAGCTGCGGTCGGGGACCCCGGTCGAGGAGCTGTACGCCTACCAAGCCTCGCCGTACGTCGCGAAGCCGGGCGAGCAGGTCGCCTCGATCAGCCCGTCGGTGCTGGCGCGCTACGCGGTCGCCTTCTTGCGCGGGCGCGGTGACAGCCGGCGCATGTGCCGTGCGTTGGGCGCGTACGCCGTGGCGCAGACGCGGGCGGGCAGGACGCCGACGCTGGAGGAGCGGTACGCCGCGATCCGCGAGCGCCTTCCCTCCCTGGAGTGGCCGGCCGAGCCGCTGGTCGCCACCGCCGTCGACGTCGCCACGGGCGAACTGCGCGGACTGGACGCCGCGAGCGGGGTGAGCCTCCTCGAGGCGGTCGCGGCGAGCTGTGCGGTCCCGGGCGTCTACCCGCCCGTGCCGCTCGAGGGCCGCGACCACGTTGACGGCGGCGCCCGGTCCTACGTCAATGCCGATCTCGCCCGCGACTGTGAGCGGGTGCTCGTCCTCGCCCCCGTCGACCGGGCGATCGGTCCGATGCGTCGGGCGAGCGAGCAGCTGGCCGGCGTACGCCACGAGGTGGTGCGGCCCGACGCGCGCTCGCGCGCGGCGATCGGGCGCAACGTGCTGGACCCGGCGCGTCGCAGCATCAGTGCCGAAGCCGGGCGGGCGCAGGCGGCCGACGTGGCCGAGCGCGTGCGCGCGCTGTGGAGCGACTGA
- a CDS encoding lipid-transfer protein, with protein sequence MNAPISNATAIVGIGATEFSKESGRSELQLGCEAVLAAVTDAGLKPSDVDGLVTFTAESSSEIHIARNLGMGDLSYFGRVGYGGGAACGTIAHAAAAITAGLADVVVAWRSFNERSGERYGLGQANRPMDTNADRAAYSWMTPYGLSTPAQWVAMFARRYMHEYGATSEDFGRVSVVDRKHAATNPKAHFYGRPITLEEHQASRWIAEPLHLLDCCQETDGGQALVLVSAERAKDLPHKPAYVAAAAQGSGDDQHMMTSYYRPSISGIPEMGLVGDQLWAQSGLKPSDMQAAILYDHFTPFVLPQLEELGFCGRGEAAAFIADGNLELDGSLPTNTHGGQLGEAYLHGMNGIAEAVRLVRGESVNQPGQVDNVVVTAGTGVPTSGVVLSA encoded by the coding sequence GTGAACGCGCCGATCTCCAACGCCACCGCGATCGTCGGCATCGGCGCCACCGAGTTCTCCAAGGAGTCCGGGCGCAGCGAGCTGCAGCTCGGGTGCGAGGCCGTGCTCGCCGCCGTCACCGATGCGGGTCTGAAGCCCTCCGACGTCGACGGGCTGGTGACCTTCACTGCCGAGTCGAGCTCGGAGATCCACATCGCGCGCAACCTCGGCATGGGCGACCTGTCCTACTTCGGCCGGGTCGGGTACGGCGGGGGTGCCGCCTGCGGCACCATCGCGCACGCCGCGGCCGCCATCACGGCCGGGCTCGCCGACGTGGTCGTCGCGTGGCGCTCGTTCAACGAGCGCTCGGGCGAGCGCTACGGCCTCGGTCAGGCCAACCGGCCGATGGACACCAACGCCGACCGTGCGGCGTACTCCTGGATGACGCCCTATGGGCTCTCGACCCCGGCGCAGTGGGTCGCGATGTTCGCCCGGCGCTACATGCACGAGTACGGCGCGACGTCGGAGGACTTCGGCCGCGTCTCCGTCGTGGACCGCAAGCACGCGGCGACCAACCCGAAGGCGCACTTCTACGGCCGGCCGATCACGCTCGAGGAGCACCAGGCCTCGCGCTGGATCGCCGAGCCGCTGCACCTGCTCGACTGCTGCCAGGAGACCGACGGCGGCCAGGCGCTCGTGCTCGTCTCCGCCGAGCGGGCCAAGGATCTGCCCCACAAGCCGGCGTACGTCGCGGCGGCGGCCCAGGGCTCCGGCGACGACCAGCACATGATGACGTCGTACTACCGTCCCTCGATCTCCGGGATCCCGGAGATGGGGCTGGTCGGTGACCAGCTGTGGGCGCAGAGTGGGCTGAAGCCCTCGGACATGCAGGCCGCGATCCTCTACGACCACTTCACGCCGTTCGTGCTGCCCCAGCTGGAGGAGCTCGGCTTCTGCGGCCGCGGCGAGGCGGCGGCGTTCATCGCCGACGGCAACCTGGAGCTCGACGGGTCGTTGCCGACCAACACCCATGGCGGCCAGCTCGGCGAGGCCTACCTGCACGGCATGAACGGGATCGCCGAGGCAGTGCGACTCGTCCGGGGCGAGTCGGTCAACCAGCCCGGTCAGGTCGACAACGTGGTCGTCACCGCCGGCACGGGCGTGCCGACCAGCGGCGTGGTGCTGTCGGCCTAG
- a CDS encoding MaoC family dehydratase, whose translation MTGTPVEVAPTRALADLSVGDTLPEEAIPITRTLIVATAIASRDYQDVHHDPELAKERGSKDIFMNILTSNGLAERYATAWAGPAARVKRIKIRLGAPNYPGDTMVMTGEVTAIDTAARLVDLKVVGTNSLGPHVSGTVTLELPQ comes from the coding sequence GTGACCGGCACGCCTGTCGAGGTGGCACCCACCCGCGCGCTCGCGGACCTCAGCGTCGGCGACACGCTGCCGGAGGAGGCGATCCCGATCACCCGCACGCTGATCGTCGCGACGGCGATCGCCAGCCGGGACTACCAGGACGTCCACCACGACCCCGAGCTCGCCAAGGAGCGGGGGTCGAAGGACATCTTCATGAACATCCTGACCAGCAACGGCCTCGCGGAGCGCTACGCCACCGCGTGGGCCGGTCCGGCCGCCCGGGTGAAGCGGATCAAGATCCGGCTCGGCGCGCCCAACTACCCCGGAGACACGATGGTGATGACCGGCGAGGTCACCGCGATCGACACCGCTGCCCGGCTCGTCGACCTCAAGGTCGTCGGCACCAACTCGCTCGGTCCGCACGTCAGCGGCACCGTGACCCTGGAGCTGCCCCAGTGA
- the thiM gene encoding hydroxyethylthiazole kinase has protein sequence MPRTVNDPTPQTAALVDALERVRTRAPLVQCVTNAVVMQFTANALLALGASPAMVDIPDEAGAFASGADALLVNLGTPYAEQRDAAGEAVEAACAAGVPWVLDPVAVGMLPVRTPLAVRLVAARPTVVRGNASEVVALAATAGLSDPAAGGRGTDATLSVDEALRAAGALAGHTHGVVAVSGPVDAVTDGDRVVRIDNGNSLLTRVTGGGCALGACVAAFLGATRADQLDPLVATVAAVTAYGVAAEVAAEVATGPGSFAVALIDALHHLDATQLTDRASVVLATASAR, from the coding sequence ATGCCGCGCACCGTGAACGACCCCACCCCTCAGACCGCCGCGCTGGTCGACGCCCTGGAGCGCGTCCGCACCCGCGCACCACTCGTCCAGTGTGTGACCAATGCAGTGGTCATGCAGTTCACCGCCAACGCGCTGCTCGCACTCGGCGCGTCGCCCGCGATGGTCGATATCCCCGACGAGGCCGGAGCGTTCGCCTCCGGCGCCGACGCGCTCCTGGTCAACCTCGGCACCCCGTACGCCGAACAGCGCGACGCCGCGGGTGAGGCGGTCGAGGCCGCCTGCGCCGCCGGTGTCCCCTGGGTCCTCGATCCCGTCGCCGTGGGCATGTTGCCGGTGCGGACGCCGCTCGCCGTCCGCCTCGTCGCGGCGCGGCCGACGGTGGTCCGTGGCAACGCGTCGGAGGTCGTTGCGTTGGCCGCCACGGCCGGGCTGAGCGACCCTGCGGCCGGCGGCCGCGGGACCGACGCGACGCTCTCGGTCGACGAGGCGCTCCGGGCTGCGGGTGCACTGGCCGGTCACACCCACGGCGTCGTCGCCGTCTCGGGTCCCGTCGACGCCGTCACCGACGGGGACCGCGTCGTCCGCATCGACAACGGCAACAGCCTGCTCACCCGCGTCACCGGTGGCGGGTGCGCACTCGGCGCCTGCGTGGCCGCCTTCCTCGGCGCCACCCGCGCTGACCAGCTCGACCCGCTCGTGGCCACGGTGGCCGCCGTGACCGCTTACGGGGTCGCTGCCGAGGTCGCAGCTGAGGTGGCGACGGGACCGGGCAGCTTCGCCGTGGCACTCATCGACGCCCTCCACCACCTCGACGCGACCCAGCTGACCGATCGCGCCTCGGTCGTCCTGGCGACTGCGAGCGCCCGGTGA
- a CDS encoding SDR family NAD(P)-dependent oxidoreductase, which produces MSTPEDTAANAAPAGIDPDEMAVALKVLREIAQLHPDHDDVRTMKRAASHMYKLIKKSRRAEIRMERQSHDQRIIEKTATGSPLRIDDETAGIPLVSNAEGAFAGELITARGCYICKQDFTLVDAFYHWLCPNCAAMSHAKRRQRTDLTGKRALLTGGRAKIGMYIALLLLRDGAHLTITTRFPKDAVRRFAAAEDSDEWLHRLKIVGIDLRDPTQVISLAEDVAAAGPLDILINNACQTVRRSPGAYAPLIEGESAPLPADRALPEMVSFDKISEAHPAAIAGALQEVSVAHHEGESPEAAMAAHSAASLTALALKAGSASMEAHLAGTAVDAGGLLPDVQMTNSWTQTVDEVDPLELLEVQLCNSIAPFLLVSRLRPAMRAAVDAGARRAYVVNVSAMEGQFSRRYKGAGHPHTNMAKAALNMLTRTSAGEMFETDKILMTAVDTGWITDERPHHEKLRIAAEGWHAPLDLVDGAARVYDPIVRGEAGEDLYGCFVKDYEPSPW; this is translated from the coding sequence GTGAGCACGCCGGAGGACACCGCTGCGAACGCTGCACCGGCGGGCATCGATCCCGACGAGATGGCGGTCGCGCTGAAGGTGCTGCGCGAGATCGCCCAGCTGCACCCGGACCACGACGACGTCCGCACGATGAAGCGGGCCGCGTCGCACATGTACAAGCTGATCAAGAAGTCGCGCCGGGCCGAGATCCGGATGGAGCGGCAGTCGCACGACCAGCGGATCATCGAGAAGACCGCGACCGGCTCGCCGTTGCGGATCGACGACGAGACGGCGGGGATCCCGCTGGTGTCGAACGCCGAGGGTGCCTTCGCCGGTGAGCTGATCACTGCGCGCGGCTGCTACATCTGCAAGCAGGACTTCACGCTGGTCGACGCCTTCTACCACTGGCTGTGCCCCAACTGCGCGGCGATGTCGCACGCCAAACGCAGGCAGCGCACCGACCTCACCGGCAAGCGGGCGCTGCTCACGGGTGGGCGCGCGAAGATCGGGATGTACATCGCGCTGCTCCTGCTGCGCGACGGCGCACACCTCACCATCACCACGCGGTTCCCGAAGGACGCCGTACGCCGGTTCGCAGCAGCCGAGGACTCCGACGAGTGGCTGCACCGACTGAAGATCGTCGGCATCGACCTGCGCGACCCCACGCAGGTGATCTCGCTGGCCGAGGACGTGGCTGCCGCCGGGCCGCTGGACATCCTCATCAACAACGCCTGCCAGACCGTACGCCGCAGCCCCGGCGCCTATGCGCCGCTGATCGAGGGGGAGTCGGCGCCGCTGCCGGCCGACCGTGCGCTGCCGGAGATGGTCAGCTTCGACAAGATCTCCGAGGCGCACCCGGCTGCGATCGCCGGCGCCCTGCAGGAGGTGTCGGTCGCCCATCACGAGGGGGAGTCGCCCGAGGCTGCAATGGCGGCGCACAGCGCGGCCAGCCTGACGGCGCTCGCGCTCAAGGCCGGCAGTGCGAGCATGGAGGCGCATCTCGCCGGCACCGCTGTCGATGCGGGTGGACTGCTGCCCGACGTGCAGATGACGAACTCCTGGACCCAGACCGTCGACGAGGTCGACCCGCTGGAGCTCCTCGAGGTGCAGCTGTGCAACTCGATCGCCCCGTTCCTGCTGGTGTCCCGGCTGCGGCCGGCGATGCGGGCTGCGGTGGACGCCGGCGCCCGTCGGGCGTACGTCGTCAACGTGTCGGCCATGGAGGGCCAGTTCTCGCGACGCTACAAGGGCGCAGGGCACCCCCACACCAACATGGCGAAGGCGGCGCTCAACATGCTCACGCGCACCAGCGCGGGGGAGATGTTCGAGACCGACAAGATCCTCATGACCGCCGTCGACACTGGTTGGATCACCGACGAGCGCCCGCACCACGAGAAGCTGCGCATCGCCGCCGAGGGATGGCACGCGCCGCTCGACCTCGTCGACGGTGCGGCGCGGGTCTACGACCCGATCGTGCGTGGTGAGGCCGGCGAGGACCTCTACGGCTGCTTCGTGAAGGACTACGAGCCCAGCCCCTGGTGA
- the thiD gene encoding bifunctional hydroxymethylpyrimidine kinase/phosphomethylpyrimidine kinase, translating into MNAVPRVLSVAGTDPTGGAGIQADLKAIAALGGYGMAVVTALVAQNTMGIRAVHAPPVEFLRRQLDGVCDDVEVDAVKLGMLFDTAIVETVADWLGRVRPPALVVDPVMVATSGDRLLLPEAEAALMRLLGEVESDVLVTPNLPELAVLASAAPARTESDLSDQARVVASAYGVRVLAKGGHLDADHSDDVLVAPDGTTTAIPGRRVATRHTHGTGCSLSAAVATARVRHGSWEPAVREAKAWLTESLQAAGTLHVGRGRGPISHFAGLWSRAGTYAPPPVTGRPID; encoded by the coding sequence ATGAACGCCGTCCCGCGGGTTCTCAGCGTCGCCGGCACGGACCCGACCGGTGGCGCAGGCATCCAGGCCGACCTGAAGGCGATCGCCGCGCTGGGTGGGTATGGCATGGCGGTGGTGACCGCGCTGGTCGCCCAGAACACCATGGGCATCCGCGCGGTCCACGCCCCACCGGTCGAGTTCCTTCGCCGCCAGCTCGACGGGGTGTGTGACGACGTCGAGGTCGACGCCGTGAAGCTCGGCATGCTCTTCGACACCGCGATCGTGGAGACCGTCGCCGACTGGCTCGGCCGTGTCCGTCCCCCGGCCCTGGTGGTCGACCCGGTGATGGTCGCGACCAGCGGCGACCGCCTGTTGCTGCCCGAGGCCGAAGCTGCGCTCATGCGACTTCTGGGCGAGGTCGAGAGCGACGTCCTCGTCACCCCGAACCTCCCCGAGCTCGCCGTGCTCGCCTCGGCAGCCCCGGCACGCACCGAGTCGGACCTGAGTGACCAGGCACGGGTCGTGGCATCGGCCTACGGCGTCCGGGTGTTGGCCAAGGGCGGTCATCTCGACGCCGACCATTCCGACGACGTGCTCGTCGCTCCCGACGGCACCACGACCGCCATTCCGGGACGCCGGGTGGCCACACGACACACCCACGGGACGGGCTGCTCCTTGTCCGCCGCCGTGGCGACCGCGCGGGTGCGCCATGGCAGCTGGGAGCCAGCCGTGCGAGAGGCCAAGGCGTGGCTCACGGAGAGCCTGCAGGCCGCGGGCACCCTCCACGTCGGGCGCGGCCGCGGGCCGATCTCCCATTTCGCGGGGTTGTGGTCACGGGCGGGGACCTACGCCCCTCCGCCCGTGACCGGACGGCCCATCGACTAG
- a CDS encoding acyl-CoA dehydrogenase family protein → MDFHLSEDLQEVEALAAEIFGDLADVDRVREVEKTDSRVDERLWGELAKAGLLGIALPEAHDGAGLGLAGLCVVLEQQGRTVAPVPLWAAGVGGLLLAEHGDDAQGGLVSGIADGSVRLTLALEEFAPDVPASPSTTATADDEAWVLTGTKAVVPGAVGATHVLVSATTDAGPGLFLVESGADGLTWTTTETTTRDHAGNLALAGARAQAVGDPGGPALPAALRLAAVALAAVQVGVAEGALKLAAAYLSEREQFGRPLATFQAVQHQLADCYIDIDAMRVTLWQAVSHVEDGEPKAADRAALVAKWWCDQAGLDVVHRVQHVHGGIGVDVDYPVHRYFLWGKQISSTLGGSAQALEDLGQLLTSAEVAS, encoded by the coding sequence ATGGACTTCCACCTCAGCGAGGACCTGCAGGAGGTCGAGGCGCTGGCTGCCGAGATCTTCGGTGACCTGGCCGACGTCGACCGCGTGCGCGAGGTCGAGAAGACCGACAGCCGTGTCGACGAGCGGCTGTGGGGCGAGCTGGCGAAGGCCGGGCTGCTCGGTATCGCGCTCCCCGAGGCGCACGACGGCGCCGGACTCGGCTTGGCCGGGCTCTGCGTCGTCCTCGAGCAGCAGGGGCGCACCGTCGCCCCCGTGCCGCTGTGGGCCGCGGGCGTCGGCGGTCTGCTGCTCGCCGAGCACGGTGACGACGCGCAGGGCGGGCTGGTCAGCGGGATCGCCGACGGCTCCGTGCGGCTGACGCTGGCTCTCGAGGAGTTCGCGCCCGACGTCCCGGCGTCGCCGTCCACGACCGCCACCGCCGACGACGAGGCCTGGGTGCTCACCGGCACCAAGGCGGTCGTCCCGGGCGCGGTCGGTGCGACCCACGTGCTGGTCTCGGCCACGACCGACGCCGGGCCGGGACTCTTCCTGGTCGAGTCGGGTGCCGATGGTCTGACGTGGACCACCACCGAGACGACGACCCGCGACCACGCCGGCAACCTCGCGCTCGCCGGCGCCCGCGCGCAGGCGGTCGGGGACCCCGGTGGCCCCGCGCTACCGGCCGCCCTGCGGCTCGCAGCGGTCGCACTCGCCGCGGTGCAGGTCGGTGTCGCCGAGGGAGCGCTCAAGCTGGCTGCGGCGTACCTCTCCGAGCGCGAGCAGTTCGGCCGGCCGCTGGCGACCTTCCAGGCCGTGCAGCACCAGCTCGCCGACTGCTACATCGACATCGACGCGATGCGGGTGACGCTCTGGCAGGCCGTGTCCCACGTCGAGGACGGCGAGCCGAAGGCCGCCGACCGTGCCGCGCTCGTCGCGAAGTGGTGGTGTGACCAGGCCGGCCTCGACGTCGTCCACCGCGTCCAGCACGTCCACGGCGGGATCGGCGTCGACGTCGACTACCCCGTGCACCGCTACTTCCTGTGGGGCAAGCAGATCTCCTCGACCCTCGGCGGGTCCGCCCAGGCGCTCGAGGACCTCGGACAGCTCCTCACCAGCGCGGAGGTGGCGTCGTGA